In Gallaecimonas xiamenensis 3-C-1, one DNA window encodes the following:
- a CDS encoding LysR family transcriptional regulator translates to MRLESGELRTFHTLARTGGFRAAARELFLTQSAVSQSIKQLETKLGQPLVTRERPIKLTAAGRRLYHYADDQLRQEQLVLGELAQLARGANQQLSVAIDSTNNRFAGPDLIAQFSKQWPETRLRIIEQPSRDIVQSVMSGEVELGLGPFATRMAQFERIPIYEETRRLLISPTHPLHQGRMTLAQLRQLPLVVSSLDEPDQRPYQEKLRDRFQMIWQISSLNLRLNLIDRGLAVGYVSDRVTAELPQMQHLRALDEFDFASIQRQVGLFFRKGRELGPAALDFIGVCKDYWSH, encoded by the coding sequence ATGAGACTGGAAAGCGGCGAGCTGCGCACCTTCCACACCCTGGCCCGTACAGGCGGTTTCAGGGCGGCGGCAAGGGAGCTATTTTTGACCCAGTCGGCGGTCAGTCAGTCCATCAAACAGCTGGAAACCAAGCTGGGCCAACCCCTGGTTACCCGGGAGCGGCCCATCAAGCTCACCGCCGCCGGCCGGCGCCTCTACCACTACGCCGACGACCAGCTTCGCCAGGAGCAATTGGTGCTGGGGGAGCTGGCGCAATTGGCCAGGGGCGCCAATCAGCAGCTGAGTGTGGCCATCGACAGCACCAACAACCGCTTTGCCGGCCCCGATCTCATTGCCCAGTTCTCCAAGCAGTGGCCGGAAACCCGCTTGCGGATCATCGAGCAACCGTCCCGGGACATAGTCCAGTCGGTGATGAGCGGCGAAGTGGAGCTGGGCCTGGGGCCCTTTGCCACCCGCATGGCCCAGTTCGAACGTATCCCCATTTACGAAGAGACCCGGCGCCTGCTGATAAGCCCCACCCACCCCCTGCACCAGGGCCGCATGACCCTGGCCCAACTGCGCCAGCTGCCCCTGGTGGTGTCGTCCCTTGACGAACCAGATCAGCGCCCTTACCAGGAAAAGCTCAGGGACCGTTTCCAGATGATCTGGCAGATCTCCAGCCTCAACCTGCGCCTGAACCTTATCGACCGGGGCCTGGCGGTGGGCTATGTCAGTGACAGGGTGACCGCCGAGCTGCCCCAGATGCAGCACCTGCGCGCCCTTGACGAGTTCGACTTTGCCTCCATCCAGCGCCAGGTGGGGCTCTTTTTTCGGAAAGGGCGGGAACTGGGGCCGGCGGCCCTGGACTTCATCGGGGTTTGTAAGGATTACTGGAGTCATTGA
- a CDS encoding phosphate-starvation-inducible protein PsiE produces the protein MNRFQTWGRDSLALVQDLVLVIVAIATLILIVSEVWVMVQARAVTLADLLLLFIYLEVLAMVSLYLESGKLPIRMPLYIAIVALARYLILDMKEMDNWRILAVAGAGFILAATVLVIRYGHIKLPYPYKD, from the coding sequence ATGAATCGTTTCCAAACCTGGGGAAGGGACAGCCTGGCACTGGTCCAGGATCTGGTGCTGGTGATCGTGGCCATCGCCACCTTGATCCTCATCGTCTCGGAAGTCTGGGTGATGGTGCAGGCCAGGGCTGTGACCCTGGCGGACTTGTTGCTGCTCTTTATCTACCTGGAAGTGCTGGCCATGGTGTCGCTGTACTTGGAGTCGGGCAAGCTGCCTATCCGCATGCCCCTCTATATCGCCATCGTCGCCCTGGCCCGTTACCTTATTCTGGACATGAAGGAGATGGACAACTGGCGCATCCTGGCGGTGGCCGGCGCCGGCTTCATCCTGGCGGCAACCGTGCTGGTGATCCGCTATGGCCACATCAAACTGCCTTATCCCTATAAGGATTAG
- a CDS encoding PilZ domain-containing protein: protein MNNSKRRQQLRHALRHPIPVLVHHRSLRSGTRVVEGMLLDASEQGMGILVMEPIALASRCTVEVLHEEQPQRFQGEICYATKTDYGIRLGILLDGDGNGVFLRYLDDIGAELE, encoded by the coding sequence GTGAACAACAGCAAACGCCGCCAACAGCTCCGCCACGCCTTGCGCCACCCCATTCCCGTGCTGGTCCACCACCGCAGCCTGCGCAGCGGTACCCGGGTGGTCGAAGGCATGTTGCTGGATGCCAGCGAACAAGGCATGGGCATACTGGTGATGGAACCCATAGCCCTGGCCAGCCGCTGCACCGTCGAGGTGTTGCACGAAGAGCAGCCCCAGCGCTTTCAGGGAGAGATCTGCTACGCCACCAAGACCGACTATGGTATCCGCCTTGGCATCTTGCTGGACGGCGACGGCAACGGCGTCTTCCTGCGCTACCTGGACGATATCGGCGCCGAACTGGAATGA
- the rlmM gene encoding 23S rRNA (cytidine(2498)-2'-O)-methyltransferase RlmM, with protein sequence MKHLLLYCRPGFEGECAQEIEARAAEREVFGFARLKGNTGYVLFECYQESDSAKLLNQLPVSKLIFARQMLRVAPQVLDMSTEDRLNPLYMAAAEDLPECGRLWVETPDTNEGKELNRLCRSIATPMKAFFKKAGKLTAKENDDKPVLHVCFTGTDSAFIGYSQPKNHYPHLMGIMRLKFPKDAPSRSTLKLEEAFHYFLSKTQREKRMESGMNAVDLGAAPGGWTYQLVQKGMMVSAIDNGPMDQKLMDTGQVKHVRDDGFKWLPKKRNVHWLVCDMIESPKRVANLMCDWFIGDWCVEAIFNLKLPVKRRFHTVEECLEIIYERLDEAGVPYRLAAKHLYYDREEITVHLSRK encoded by the coding sequence GTGAAGCATCTGCTGCTCTACTGCCGCCCCGGCTTTGAAGGGGAATGTGCCCAGGAGATCGAAGCCCGCGCCGCCGAGCGTGAGGTTTTCGGTTTCGCCCGCCTCAAGGGCAACACCGGCTATGTATTGTTCGAGTGTTACCAGGAGTCCGACAGCGCCAAGTTGCTGAACCAGCTGCCGGTGAGCAAACTGATCTTTGCCCGCCAGATGCTGAGGGTGGCCCCCCAGGTGCTGGATATGTCCACCGAGGACAGGCTCAACCCCCTGTATATGGCGGCCGCCGAAGATCTGCCCGAATGTGGGCGCCTGTGGGTGGAAACCCCGGACACCAACGAAGGCAAGGAGCTGAACCGCCTGTGCCGGTCCATTGCCACCCCCATGAAGGCCTTTTTCAAAAAGGCCGGCAAGCTGACCGCCAAGGAAAATGACGACAAGCCGGTGCTGCACGTCTGCTTTACCGGTACCGACAGCGCCTTTATCGGCTATTCCCAGCCCAAGAACCACTATCCCCACCTGATGGGGATCATGCGTTTGAAGTTCCCCAAGGACGCCCCCAGCCGTTCCACCCTGAAGCTGGAAGAGGCCTTCCATTACTTCCTGTCCAAGACCCAGCGGGAAAAACGCATGGAGTCGGGGATGAACGCCGTGGATCTGGGAGCGGCCCCCGGTGGCTGGACCTATCAGCTGGTGCAAAAAGGCATGATGGTCAGCGCCATCGACAACGGCCCCATGGACCAGAAGCTGATGGACACCGGCCAGGTCAAGCATGTCCGTGACGACGGCTTCAAGTGGCTGCCGAAAAAGCGCAATGTCCACTGGCTGGTGTGCGACATGATTGAGAGCCCCAAGCGGGTAGCTAACCTGATGTGCGACTGGTTTATCGGCGACTGGTGCGTCGAGGCCATCTTCAACCTCAAGTTGCCGGTTAAGCGCCGTTTCCACACCGTAGAAGAGTGTCTGGAGATCATCTACGAGCGCCTGGACGAAGCCGGGGTACCTTACCGCCTGGCCGCCAAGCACCTCTACTATGATCGGGAAGAGATCACCGTGCATTTGAGCCGCAAATAA
- a CDS encoding DUF423 domain-containing protein produces MRIILILSALYGATGVLMGAFAAHGLKKLVSPAMVEVVDTGVRYQLIHAVALLALVALAARLPSPWVTAGAWLMVVGVLFFSGSLYLLGLTGIKFFGPITPLGGLLLVLGWLSLLVAALKENL; encoded by the coding sequence ATGCGCATCATCCTAATCCTCAGCGCCCTTTATGGCGCCACCGGCGTGTTGATGGGGGCCTTTGCCGCCCACGGCCTGAAAAAACTGGTCAGCCCGGCCATGGTTGAGGTGGTGGACACCGGGGTGCGCTACCAGCTTATCCATGCGGTGGCGCTGCTGGCCCTGGTGGCTTTGGCTGCCCGCCTGCCCAGCCCCTGGGTGACCGCCGGTGCCTGGCTGATGGTGGTGGGCGTGTTGTTTTTCTCCGGTAGCCTCTATCTGTTAGGGCTGACCGGTATCAAATTTTTTGGCCCCATCACCCCGTTGGGGGGCCTGTTGCTTGTCCTGGGCTGGCTGTCGTTGCTGGTGGCCGCCCTCAAGGAGAACCTGTGA
- a CDS encoding alpha/beta fold hydrolase, producing MSQVKLVLAHGSGAGQHHPFMQQVKAGLVAAGIEVRSFDFPYMQKAIAAGKPRPPDKMPVLVEAMAEQCRGLEGPLFLAGKSLGARVAMNLAAELCEAGQEVKGVIALGYPFHPPGKPERLRLEPIEKLPTPALILQGERDTFGARAEVAGYGLKVPVQFLPDGDHSFKPRKTSGHSEAGNLAMALTAMLTFIQEHS from the coding sequence ATGTCGCAGGTTAAGCTGGTACTGGCCCACGGCAGTGGCGCCGGCCAGCATCACCCCTTTATGCAGCAGGTAAAGGCCGGCCTGGTTGCGGCGGGCATAGAGGTACGCAGCTTCGATTTTCCCTATATGCAAAAGGCCATTGCTGCCGGCAAACCCAGGCCTCCGGACAAGATGCCGGTGCTGGTGGAAGCCATGGCCGAGCAATGCCGTGGCCTTGAAGGGCCCTTGTTCCTGGCCGGCAAGTCCCTTGGGGCGCGGGTCGCCATGAACCTGGCGGCCGAGCTTTGTGAGGCGGGACAAGAGGTTAAGGGGGTGATTGCCCTGGGTTACCCCTTCCATCCCCCCGGCAAGCCGGAGCGGCTGCGCCTGGAGCCTATTGAAAAATTGCCCACGCCCGCCTTGATCCTGCAAGGGGAGCGGGATACCTTTGGCGCCCGCGCCGAGGTGGCGGGCTATGGACTCAAGGTTCCGGTGCAGTTTTTGCCCGACGGCGACCACAGTTTTAAACCCCGTAAAACCAGCGGCCATAGCGAGGCGGGCAACCTGGCCATGGCCCTGACTGCCATGCTGACCTTTATCCAGGAGCACAGCTGA
- a CDS encoding transcriptional regulator GcvA, which yields MARQLPPLNALKAFEAAARHLSFTRAAEELFVTQAAISHQIKTLEDHLGLKLFRRRNRSLLLTEEGQSYYLDIKDIFSNLAEATARVLARSAKGTLTVAMQPSYAIQWMVPRLARFAEAHPDIDVRIKATETEEGGLTDDVDIAIYYGRGYWPGLRADRLQTEYLIPVCSPVLLSGPKPLEKPEDLAQHTLLHDGSRKAWQSWVKHLGLSHLIKVNQGPIFSHSAMVLQAAMYGQGIALAHSVLAEPDITAGRLVSPFKEVLRSPNAYFLVCQQSQAEQGKIVAFRDWILSLVKAEEERLLPEDVHVAG from the coding sequence ATGGCCCGCCAACTGCCGCCACTGAACGCCCTCAAGGCTTTTGAAGCCGCCGCCAGGCACCTGAGTTTCACCCGGGCTGCCGAGGAACTTTTCGTTACCCAGGCGGCGATCAGCCACCAAATCAAGACCCTGGAAGACCATCTGGGCCTTAAGCTTTTTCGCCGCCGCAACCGCTCCTTGCTGCTCACCGAAGAAGGCCAGAGCTACTACCTGGACATTAAAGATATTTTTTCGAACCTGGCAGAAGCCACGGCCCGGGTGCTGGCCCGTAGCGCCAAAGGTACCCTGACGGTGGCCATGCAGCCGAGCTACGCCATTCAATGGATGGTGCCGCGCCTGGCCCGCTTTGCCGAGGCCCACCCGGACATCGACGTGCGCATCAAGGCCACCGAGACCGAAGAAGGGGGCCTGACCGACGATGTGGACATCGCCATCTATTACGGCCGGGGCTACTGGCCGGGGCTGCGGGCTGACCGGTTGCAGACCGAATACCTGATCCCGGTGTGCAGCCCGGTGCTGCTGTCCGGCCCCAAGCCCCTGGAAAAGCCCGAAGACCTGGCCCAGCACACCCTGCTGCACGACGGCAGCCGCAAGGCCTGGCAGAGCTGGGTCAAGCACCTGGGGCTGTCGCACCTTATCAAGGTCAACCAGGGGCCTATCTTTTCCCACTCGGCCATGGTGCTGCAGGCGGCCATGTACGGCCAAGGGATAGCCCTGGCCCATTCGGTGCTGGCTGAACCGGACATCACCGCCGGCCGCCTGGTTAGCCCCTTTAAGGAAGTACTGCGCTCCCCCAACGCCTATTTCCTGGTCTGCCAGCAGTCCCAGGCCGAGCAGGGCAAGATAGTGGCCTTCAGGGATTGGATACTGTCCTTGGTCAAGGCCGAGGAAGAGCGGCTGTTGCCGGAGGATGTCCATGTCGCAGGTTAA
- a CDS encoding NPP1 family protein has translation MKLTQSLPLLALLALTAKADDFARLDEALPLAAEAYAIAPVFDFDGDGCLPSAGISRSGQQNGGLNPTGGLTSGCRAGNFLDLSNTLHRYACVTSGNDRYCGHFYALYFLKDQVLSGIKSGHRHDWEHVAIWTKNGQVTHGSYSAHGSLNTKAASELDSEGGHIKLVYHKDGLLTHAMRFSKINELAENPYGRFVTPAITSWFTLRGDGLDNAAMGQRLNSYDYGSATIPMKDSNFVSNLNNGKPADYPEFTQQSADQSQ, from the coding sequence ATGAAACTGACCCAAAGCCTGCCCCTGTTGGCCTTGCTGGCCCTGACTGCCAAAGCCGACGACTTTGCCCGCCTGGACGAGGCCCTGCCCCTGGCGGCAGAAGCCTATGCCATAGCCCCGGTGTTCGATTTTGACGGCGACGGCTGCCTGCCCAGCGCCGGCATCAGCCGCAGCGGCCAGCAAAACGGCGGCCTTAACCCCACTGGCGGCCTCACCAGCGGCTGCCGGGCCGGCAACTTTTTGGATCTGTCCAACACCCTGCACCGCTATGCCTGCGTCACCAGCGGTAATGACCGCTACTGCGGCCACTTCTATGCCCTGTATTTCTTAAAAGATCAGGTGCTGAGCGGCATCAAGAGCGGCCACCGCCACGACTGGGAACATGTGGCCATCTGGACCAAGAACGGCCAGGTTACCCACGGCAGCTACAGCGCCCACGGCAGCCTTAACACCAAGGCCGCCAGCGAGTTGGACAGCGAAGGGGGTCACATCAAGCTTGTCTACCACAAAGACGGCCTGCTGACCCACGCCATGCGCTTTTCCAAGATCAACGAACTGGCCGAGAACCCCTATGGCCGTTTCGTGACCCCAGCCATCACCAGTTGGTTTACCCTGCGGGGCGACGGCCTGGACAACGCCGCCATGGGTCAGCGCCTCAACAGCTACGACTATGGCTCGGCAACCATCCCCATGAAGGACAGCAACTTCGTCAGCAACCTCAACAATGGCAAGCCTGCCGACTACCCGGAGTTCACCCAGCAAAGTGCTGACCAGTCCCAATAA
- a CDS encoding TonB-dependent receptor has translation MRKSPLALALLASLSSPLFAEALDNTEHLVVTASRGDKPVSSLPNMVTIINAEALERQGRVNDDLSSILAQLVPGFAPPSQQLSSRGESLRGRQPLYLIDGVPQSNPLRDGSRDGHTIDIALIERVEVIQGANALHGMGASGGIINIVTKRPQDDSLSVNAGIESNDDFDKDGLGYHLGASLAKNLGDTQFLLGLQYRDRGLFFDANDQAIGTDPTQGDLMDSRSSDLFAKVVHQLDAQQQLSLTVNAFELESRGDYVLVNGDVATGRPTSSIKGDNPGDPSRNQVRTYSLDYRNSQFFGGQQFHGQLFYQDFEGLFGGGTFATFQDPALGPDFYDQSRINSQKTGLKLTLVKDQLAGLPVKAVYGLDLFRDKTDQDLAQSGRTWVPQSRYDNLAPYLQLDWQLLDSVLISAGLRHEKVDMKIPDYQTLYSYGGYQVKGGTPSFSETMKNLGASWQINGQWRLFANLSQGFSMPDVGRVTRGVNQPDVSIADYLVLKPIITDNRELGLAYQGDWGRGQLSLWENESDLGSRLVANADGIFEVRREATKVNGFSADLGFYLGESGTLGLVYSQLDGRYDSNDDGQVDADLDAANVSPDSLTVYLDGQYGDLDWRLAASHYFDKDFADGQGGQSAHFDGYSLLSLSLGYELGQHKLSFGVDNLLDKQYIDYLAQTQASNSSYQAGRGRTLRLGYRYNF, from the coding sequence ATGCGCAAGTCTCCTCTCGCCCTGGCCCTGCTGGCCTCCCTCAGCTCTCCCTTGTTTGCCGAGGCCCTGGATAACACCGAACACCTGGTGGTGACCGCCAGCCGTGGCGACAAGCCGGTGTCTTCCCTGCCCAACATGGTGACCATCATCAATGCCGAGGCCCTGGAACGGCAGGGGCGGGTCAATGACGACCTGTCATCGATACTGGCGCAGCTGGTGCCGGGCTTTGCTCCGCCCAGCCAGCAGCTGTCCAGCCGGGGTGAGTCGCTGCGCGGCCGCCAGCCCCTGTACCTGATTGACGGCGTACCCCAGTCCAACCCCCTGCGGGACGGCAGCCGTGACGGCCATACCATAGATATCGCCCTTATCGAACGGGTAGAGGTGATCCAGGGGGCCAATGCCCTGCACGGCATGGGCGCCAGCGGCGGCATCATCAATATCGTCACCAAAAGGCCCCAAGACGACAGCCTCAGCGTCAATGCCGGCATCGAGTCCAACGACGACTTTGACAAGGACGGCCTGGGTTACCACCTGGGGGCGAGCCTGGCCAAGAACCTGGGAGACACCCAGTTTTTGCTGGGGCTCCAGTACCGGGACAGGGGCCTGTTTTTCGACGCCAACGACCAGGCCATCGGCACCGACCCCACCCAGGGCGACCTGATGGACAGCCGCAGCAGCGATCTGTTTGCCAAGGTAGTGCACCAGTTGGATGCCCAGCAGCAGCTGAGCCTGACCGTCAACGCCTTCGAGCTGGAAAGCCGGGGCGACTATGTGCTGGTTAACGGCGACGTGGCCACCGGCCGCCCCACCTCCAGTATCAAGGGCGACAACCCAGGGGACCCGTCCCGCAACCAGGTGCGCACCTACAGCCTCGATTACCGTAACAGCCAATTCTTCGGCGGCCAGCAATTCCATGGCCAGCTGTTCTATCAGGACTTCGAGGGCCTTTTCGGCGGCGGCACCTTTGCCACCTTCCAAGATCCGGCCCTGGGCCCGGATTTTTACGACCAATCCCGCATCAACTCCCAGAAGACCGGCCTCAAGCTGACCCTGGTCAAAGATCAACTGGCCGGGCTGCCGGTCAAGGCGGTCTACGGGTTGGATCTGTTCCGTGACAAGACCGACCAGGACTTGGCCCAGTCGGGACGTACCTGGGTTCCCCAAAGCCGTTACGACAACCTGGCGCCTTACCTGCAACTGGACTGGCAGCTGCTGGACTCGGTGCTGATCAGCGCCGGCCTGCGCCACGAAAAAGTGGACATGAAGATCCCCGACTACCAGACCCTCTACAGCTATGGCGGCTACCAGGTCAAAGGGGGCACACCCAGCTTCTCCGAAACCATGAAAAACCTGGGGGCCAGTTGGCAGATCAACGGCCAATGGCGCCTCTTTGCCAATCTCAGCCAGGGCTTCTCCATGCCCGATGTGGGCCGGGTGACCCGAGGGGTTAACCAGCCGGACGTGAGCATCGCCGACTACCTGGTGCTCAAACCCATCATTACCGACAACCGTGAACTGGGCCTGGCCTACCAGGGGGATTGGGGGCGCGGCCAGCTGAGCCTGTGGGAAAACGAGTCCGACCTGGGGTCGCGGCTGGTGGCCAACGCCGACGGTATCTTCGAGGTGCGCCGTGAGGCAACCAAGGTCAACGGTTTCTCGGCAGACTTGGGCTTTTACCTGGGGGAAAGTGGCACCCTGGGCCTGGTCTACAGCCAGTTGGACGGCCGCTATGACAGCAACGATGACGGCCAGGTGGATGCCGACCTGGACGCCGCCAACGTCAGCCCCGACAGCCTGACGGTTTACCTGGACGGCCAGTACGGCGATCTGGACTGGCGACTGGCGGCCAGCCACTACTTCGACAAGGATTTTGCCGATGGCCAAGGCGGCCAGAGCGCCCATTTTGACGGCTACAGCCTGCTCAGCCTGTCCCTGGGTTACGAGCTTGGCCAGCACAAGCTGTCGTTCGGGGTCGATAACCTGCTGGACAAGCAATACATCGACTACCTGGCCCAGACCCAGGCCAGCAACAGCAGCTACCAGGCTGGGCGGGGCCGTACCCTGCGCCTGGGATACCGCTACAACTTCTAA
- the kdsA gene encoding 3-deoxy-8-phosphooctulonate synthase codes for MQENIQLGAFEVGNHKPFTLFGGMNVLESRDLAMAICEHYVEVTGRLGIPYVFKASFDKANRSSINSYRGPGLDEGLKIFEEIKKTFNVPVITDVHEPHQAAPVAEVCDVIQLPAFLARQTDLVVAMAKTGAIINVKKPQFLAPHEMRHILKKFAEAGNDRVMLCERGSSFGYNNLVVDMLGMDEMKEFKVPVIFDATHALQRPGGRADSADGRRAQAAELARCGMALGIAGLFIEAHPDPDQAKCDGPCALPLAKLEPYLQQMKAVDDLVKGFAPLDTRN; via the coding sequence ATGCAAGAGAACATCCAACTGGGTGCTTTTGAAGTGGGCAACCACAAGCCCTTTACCCTGTTCGGCGGCATGAATGTGCTCGAATCACGGGATCTGGCCATGGCGATCTGCGAACATTACGTGGAAGTCACCGGCCGCCTGGGCATCCCCTATGTGTTCAAGGCCAGTTTCGACAAGGCCAACCGCTCTTCCATCAACTCCTACCGTGGCCCCGGCCTGGACGAAGGCCTGAAGATCTTCGAAGAGATCAAAAAGACCTTCAATGTGCCGGTGATCACCGACGTCCACGAGCCTCACCAGGCCGCCCCTGTGGCCGAGGTCTGTGACGTGATCCAGTTGCCCGCTTTCCTGGCCCGCCAGACCGATCTGGTGGTGGCCATGGCCAAGACCGGCGCCATCATCAACGTCAAGAAACCCCAGTTCCTGGCCCCCCACGAGATGCGCCACATCCTCAAGAAGTTTGCCGAAGCGGGCAACGACAGGGTGATGCTCTGCGAGCGGGGCAGTAGCTTTGGCTACAACAACCTGGTGGTGGACATGCTGGGCATGGACGAGATGAAAGAGTTCAAGGTGCCGGTGATTTTCGACGCCACCCACGCCCTGCAGCGCCCCGGTGGCCGTGCCGACAGCGCCGACGGCCGCCGTGCCCAGGCTGCCGAACTGGCCCGCTGCGGTATGGCCCTGGGTATTGCCGGCCTCTTTATCGAAGCCCACCCGGATCCGGACCAGGCCAAATGCGACGGCCCCTGCGCCCTGCCGCTGGCCAAGCTCGAACCCTACCTTCAGCAGATGAAGGCGGTGGACGATCTGGTCAAGGGCTTTGCCCCCCTGGATACCCGTAACTGA
- a CDS encoding DUF819 domain-containing protein has translation MQTPLLQNDATVLGLLAILLGLVFYTSHSSHPFWKKFYTFVPSLLLCYFLPSLFNSFGIIDGDHSNLYYVASRYLLPACLVLLCMSIDFKAILGLGPKAVVMFLVGTLGIVLGGPFAIGIMSIFSPESVGGGDGPDAVWRGMTTIAGSWIGGGANQAAMKEVYGVGDGIFSVMVTVDVIVANIWMAVLLYMASKADIIDARTGADTRGIQLLRKKVEAFHAEHSRIPHMKDLMMIVAVGFGATGLSHLVADITTPWMVKHAPWGETYSLHSHFFWMIVTATTIGLGLSFSRARKLEGAGASKVASAFLYILVATIGMKMDVLAIADTPIYFVIGGIWMTFHAALMLIVARLIKAPLFYMAVGSQANVGGAASAPVVASAFHPSLAPVGVLLAVLGYALGTYMAWLCGQLMQFISL, from the coding sequence ATGCAGACGCCGCTCTTGCAGAATGACGCGACGGTTCTGGGGCTATTGGCCATTTTGTTGGGTTTGGTGTTTTACACCAGCCATTCCAGCCATCCCTTCTGGAAAAAGTTCTATACCTTTGTCCCCTCCCTGCTGCTTTGCTATTTCCTGCCGTCACTGTTCAACAGTTTCGGCATCATAGACGGCGACCATTCCAACCTTTACTACGTGGCATCCCGTTACCTGTTGCCCGCCTGTCTGGTGCTGCTGTGCATGTCTATCGACTTCAAGGCCATACTGGGCCTGGGGCCCAAGGCAGTGGTGATGTTCCTGGTGGGTACCCTGGGCATAGTGCTGGGCGGGCCCTTTGCTATCGGCATCATGAGCATCTTCTCCCCCGAATCGGTGGGGGGCGGTGACGGCCCGGACGCGGTCTGGCGTGGCATGACCACCATTGCCGGGTCCTGGATCGGCGGCGGCGCCAACCAGGCGGCCATGAAGGAAGTCTACGGGGTCGGGGACGGCATCTTCTCGGTGATGGTGACGGTGGACGTTATCGTCGCCAACATCTGGATGGCGGTGCTGCTGTACATGGCCTCCAAGGCCGATATCATCGATGCGCGCACCGGCGCCGACACCCGGGGTATCCAGCTGCTGCGCAAGAAGGTGGAAGCCTTCCACGCCGAGCATTCGCGCATCCCCCATATGAAGGATCTGATGATGATAGTGGCGGTGGGCTTCGGTGCCACCGGCCTGTCGCACCTGGTGGCGGATATCACCACTCCCTGGATGGTCAAGCATGCCCCCTGGGGTGAGACCTACAGCCTCCATTCCCACTTCTTCTGGATGATTGTCACCGCCACCACCATAGGTCTTGGCCTGTCCTTCAGCCGTGCCCGCAAACTGGAAGGGGCAGGGGCCTCGAAAGTGGCGTCGGCCTTCCTCTATATACTGGTGGCCACCATAGGTATGAAGATGGATGTGCTGGCCATTGCCGACACCCCCATCTACTTTGTCATTGGTGGCATCTGGATGACGTTCCACGCCGCCCTGATGCTGATTGTCGCCCGCCTGATCAAGGCGCCGCTGTTCTATATGGCGGTGGGTTCCCAGGCCAACGTCGGCGGCGCCGCTTCGGCGCCGGTGGTGGCTTCGGCCTTCCACCCGTCACTGGCCCCGGTCGGGGTGTTGCTGGCGGTACTGGGTTATGCCCTGGGTACTTACATGGCCTGGCTCTGTGGCCAGCTGATGCAGTTTATTTCGCTCTAA
- a CDS encoding tetratricopeptide repeat protein, whose protein sequence is MMLSAELRSRLSASSAKPVLTALHLAAELAQTDVRAFEGPLLGWRDQLGLRLGGLQGQERLQGLLDFFYQDLAFSSENSHYSSQGCLLTSVILERRGGAAALGLLLLYFAEDQAIPLDGINFPGQLVLTSPLKAGAFFDPLAGLWHPLSDLELWLRGAKGNWQRLKDKHTEPLDNQGLLLKLLGATKGALTRDGRLMEAVKVTQAMVELSPDNPYLIRDRGYLLAELDCVAPARKDLTYFVEHCPDDPACPLLRQKVDGLGAADATLH, encoded by the coding sequence ATGATGCTCTCTGCCGAGTTGCGATCCCGCCTCAGTGCCAGCTCTGCCAAGCCGGTACTGACCGCCCTGCACCTGGCCGCCGAACTGGCCCAGACCGACGTGCGTGCCTTCGAAGGGCCGCTGCTGGGTTGGCGTGACCAGTTGGGCCTACGCCTGGGGGGATTGCAAGGGCAGGAACGGCTGCAGGGGCTGCTGGATTTTTTCTACCAGGATCTGGCCTTTAGCAGTGAAAACAGCCACTACAGCAGCCAGGGTTGCCTGCTCACCTCGGTGATCCTTGAGCGCCGGGGCGGGGCGGCGGCCCTTGGCCTGCTGCTGCTCTATTTTGCCGAAGATCAGGCCATTCCCCTGGACGGCATCAATTTCCCCGGCCAGTTGGTACTGACCAGCCCCCTCAAGGCTGGTGCCTTTTTTGACCCCCTGGCGGGGCTTTGGCACCCCTTGAGCGACCTGGAGCTGTGGCTCAGGGGCGCCAAAGGCAACTGGCAACGGCTCAAAGACAAACACACCGAACCCCTGGACAACCAGGGCCTGCTGCTGAAGCTGCTGGGAGCCACCAAAGGCGCTCTGACCCGGGACGGGCGGCTGATGGAAGCGGTCAAGGTGACCCAAGCCATGGTGGAGCTGAGCCCGGATAATCCGTATCTTATCCGGGACCGAGGCTACCTGTTGGCGGAGCTCGACTGTGTTGCCCCCGCCCGCAAAGATCTCACCTATTTCGTGGAACATTGCCCGGACGATCCGGCCTGCCCTTTGCTGAGACAGAAAGTGGACGGCCTGGGCGCCGCCGATGCCACCCTACATTGA